The following coding sequences are from one Methanonatronarchaeum thermophilum window:
- a CDS encoding ABC transporter permease, translating into MFSIIIISVLYASRFIAGEKTQKTLQLLVSRPVKRWKIIIGKYISFIVLFIPLLVGSVILMAIWIDIIDIGRSGWDVFFSYVAATMIYSFVYSSIATLFSTISKNTTTAALGSFIFLVGWVIIDFLTIYMPEETAEIIEHVSLAHHANEILGYISNGEAAIFAAGGIPADPGTQGFLYSLIVIITLIILPILLAVLVFNRMEIN; encoded by the coding sequence ATGTTCTCTATAATCATAATATCAGTTTTATATGCATCTAGATTTATAGCAGGTGAAAAAACCCAAAAAACACTACAGTTATTAGTTTCAAGGCCCGTTAAAAGATGGAAAATAATAATTGGGAAATATATATCCTTTATCGTTCTTTTCATTCCCTTATTGGTTGGAAGCGTTATTTTAATGGCTATTTGGATTGATATTATAGATATTGGTAGGTCAGGTTGGGATGTGTTTTTCAGTTACGTAGCCGCTACAATGATATACTCATTTGTATACTCATCGATAGCAACCTTATTTTCAACGATATCAAAAAACACAACTACCGCTGCTCTAGGTTCGTTCATCTTTTTAGTTGGATGGGTAATAATAGATTTCTTGACTATATACATGCCTGAGGAGACAGCTGAGATAATAGAGCATGTGTCTTTAGCACACCATGCAAATGAGATATTAGGGTATATCTCAAATGGTGAGGCCGCAATATTTGCTGCTGGGGGGATTCCTGCAGACCCAGGTACACAGGGATTCCTGTACTCACTAATCGTGATTATAACACTGATTATACTACCGATATTGCTCGCAGTCTTAGTTTTCAATAGAATGGAAATCAATTAA